In the genome of Panthera uncia isolate 11264 chromosome X, Puncia_PCG_1.0, whole genome shotgun sequence, the window TCCATCCCCAATTCAGATCCTCTAATTGCCTCCTTCTCATACCTCCTATTCCTAGCTCAGATTCCCAGTTCCGTCTCCCATATTCCCATTCCCCACCTCCAGCTCCCTCCATTAACCTAATCATTAGCTTCCTCTCACCTAATTCCCTTCCTCACATTCCATAGCCTCCCCCTCCTTATATCAATTTCTTCTCTAGTCCCTACCTTTCTAGCTTCTCCTCTAATCATAGATATTTCCTCCCAACTCTGGCTCTGATGTGTACAAGGAATTAGCCTACAACTGTTAATTACAGACCTTTGTGTATCTGGGGCTTtactttagggtttttttcctttgtttgtttatttgtttgtttgtttttgcagggGATGTGCTGACAGAGCCCCTGGCTATCACTGAGGGCTATAACTCCTATTTCAGCTTCAGCCGCAGCCGCAGTGGCTATTCTGGTAAATGGGGCTTTCTGGGGACTTAAAATGAGTGATGGAGGCAGTTCCGGGGGAGTTTTCCAATATTTGATGAGAAGGTCGTAAGAAACTCgggtttttcttaagttttttttgaaattacaaaGCTACTTTTAATACTTTGGGGTGAGCCCCACAGGAATAAAAATACTGGGAAGGTGtaaccccctcacccccaggatGATCCAGGGGAAAAAGAGGCTACCTGAGGGGAAGGAAGTACAAAAGGGACATGCTGCAAACTCAGGGCAAAGGGAATGCCATCTGTGCTGGAACCTGTGAGAAAAAGCAAACTTTGGTGGGGCTGGCTCCAGGCACACAGGGAAGGGCAAGAGGATTGGACACAAAGATACATGgattcctccttcttctccttagCCTTTTTCTGCTTCTGCTGAATGATCTCAGAGTCCCTCTGCATGCGGGTAGCAGCAGAAGCCTGTCACTCTCATTCTTTGGACTTTCCCTTAAACCTATTCACTCTGCTTTTTCATATTCTGGCTGGTGAGCTAGCTGGTTACCATGGGTCATGGTGAGGGCAGTGGCTCTGGCCTGCGTCTTTTGCATCCCCTAATTCTGTTCAATGTTGAAGGTCCCCAGGCTGTTAATCCGCAGAGCTAAAGTCACATAAGATTATGTGAAGGATagtttttatgtataaaattattctaTTGGACTTTGGAAGCAATCATGTGGTAGTAAATTGTATGAGctctagagccagactgcctgggtttgaatcctgtttCACTTCCTAGCTGTGTACCCTctggcaagttactcaacctctacATGCTTCATGTTTCCAGCTGAAAAATGGGAGATAATGCCTACCTCCTAGAGCTAGTATAGGCATACTttgttttgtatgtatatatagtatgcatgtatattatatgtatatatgtatatatatattatatgtatatataatactaatatataaatttctatataaataaatatataacatgaatttatatatctatatataaatatacatatatatataaagtacttcaCCTTGTGTTTTGCAGgtattgtgttatttatttatttattttaatgtttatgtattttgagacagagtgtatgtgagcaggggagaggcagagagagagtgagagagagaatcacagtaggctccatgctgacagcacagagcccaacatgggaggGCCTcgatctcagaaaccatgagatcatgaccagagccaaaatcaagagtcagacacttaaccaactgagccaccaggtgccccagatactgcattttttgtAAGTTGAAGGTTTTATGGCAATCCTGTGTTGCAAGTCccttggcaccatttttccagcAACACTTGCTCACCTCATGTCTCTTTGTTAGTTTTTGGTAATTCCtacaatatttcaaacatttttattacatttgttatgGTAATCTGTGATCACTGCTTGCAGGTTGGTAAAAGCTCAGGTTAACAGGTTAGcactttttagcaataaagtatttttacgTAAGGCATATACGTTGATTTTTTTAGACAAAATGTTATACATTTAATAGACTACAGCATAGTAACAACGTAACTTTTATCTGCACTGGGAAACCATAAATTTCATTTGACTCGCTTTAttacaatatttgctttattgtggtctGGAACTAAACTCGCAATCTATTGGGGTATGCCTATACAAGGATTAACAAATTAGTCCAtgtgataataatagctaacacttttTGGGTATTTACCATGTGtccatgtaaaacacttagaatattAACTGTTATTAATTCTGTGGCTTTTTTAGATGAAGGAACTCAGACTCCATGGTTTGAGTAGAGTTGCCTTGGGCTCTTGGAGCCATCCATGGCCCTTGAGTTGGGAGGGTTGTCATTACAGCCACACTTGATGAAGATGTCTAAGGTGACCTATGTGGGGACAACAAGCTGTGCAATAGGCTGCTGGCTTCTAGGTCTGCTCAGAGTACCCTGTCTGTCTCCAGGTGTAGCCACCTTCTGTAAGGACAGCGCTACCCCTGTGGCTGCTGAAGAAGGCCTCAGTGGCCTACTTGCCACTCAGAAGGGGGACGTGGGTTGCTATGGAAACATGGATGAATTCACCCAGGAGGAGCTTCGGGCTCTGGATAGTGAGGGCCGGGCCCTTCTCACACAGCACAAAATCCGGTAATAGTTCACATCCCCCTGTCACTGGCTTCTACTCTGAGTATGGTCATTCTGAGTCTTGCCTTAAAAAACATGTACTCATCAtggaaaacttcccaaatttacCTTTATTGGACTCTAGTTCTATCTGGGCTATTCCTGTGTGACATTGGGCCAATCATATTCCCTTCTGAGCTTTGAGTTCCCCATCTCTACAGTGGGGAACTGCAGGAGGTCCAGCTCTCTTattacccaggcacctcaaaagcAATTTGGCAACTCATCACCCCCAGGTTGCTCTCTTTCTGGGTGTCTTGTTGTGAATGGCAGCACCATCATGTGGTTTACCTGGGGGTCATTCTAGATGCCCCTCTCTTTTGCCTTATCTGTAGTCAGTCCCCATGTCCTGTGCATGCCAGCTCATTCATGTCTTTCTGTTGCCTTCTTCACATCCATCCCACAGACAGCTATTAAATGGAATCCACATGGTATGGGGAGGGAAAGCTTGGAAATGACCtttttggttgggggggggtcTCTTCTCCCCAGCacatgggaagggaaagagaagatctTGACCCTAATCAATGTGTACTGCCCCCACGCGGACCCTGGGAAACCTGAGCGGCTGGCATTTAAGATGCGCTTCTATAGCTTGCTGAAGATCCGAGCAGAAGCCCTCCTGGCAGCTGGCAGGTATTGTAAACCTGGGAAGTACTTGAGCTTGTTCTAGGTACACAGCCTATTTAGGTGTCAAGCTTTATTGGAAGGAATATGGGGTCTTTGTCTTTTGAGGTCCTTTAAAGCCTAGATGGAGACACCAGCATGCCTACCTGAATGGGCCCTGCTCTGTATGAGCTGTAAGGACCAGAAAAAGTGATACAAATATGGGTTTTATTCTCAAATATCTCTGAGCACCTATTCTGGTTCCTTTTACTCACTATGAGCCCCAAGTCTagttctggttttattttctcttttgttaagtGAATGTATGAATTCCTACCTCACAGAATAGTTTTAAGGATGgaatgagacaaagaaaaagtgcctggaagcaaatgaaaagtcTTGTCCCAGGGAAGGACAGGAAAGTGAGGGTGGGTTAGAGTAATCAAGGGATGCTTCCTAAAAGAAGTAGTACCTGAGCTCAACTTTGAAGGACCAGAAAGATGCCTTAGGTAGAGATCAGTGAGACAATCATGTCAAATAGGGAatgatgtcatctttggagatcAGAATTGGGTTGGTCAGACATAAAACGTGGTAATCTTGTGGTAAGATTGGAGAGGTAGGCTGCTATGCATTGCTGTGGGTTCCCACCTTGGCATCAAGGTGGGAAGTGGCCAATCTTGGGCCCAGGGGAAAGTACATGGGCCAGAACTATTGCTTCCCTTTCTTGAATGTCTAGTTGATAATCCCATATCATGTTTTTCAGCCATGTGATCATTCTGGGTGACCTGAATACAGCCCACCGCCCCATTGACCACTGGGATGCAGTCAACCTGGTAAGGCTCTTCTAGGCCcctgccttatttctttttttttttttttttctgattgggTTTCTGTTTAGCCAACCAACCAATGCTGGATTTTGGGGCCAAGGATAGCTTCCTTCATGGAAAAGCAGAGCTTAGTTTGAAATACTATTCTCAAAGCACTGAGGATTATTCATTCAGAAGACATTACTGATCTTGCCCTTGGCTTGGTCCTGAGCCATGTGCGGGGGACTCAGTTACCAGTCAATACTGGCTCTTGGACCCTCAGAGGGCTCAGCATGGTGATGGGCTATGGACATATGACCAGCCAATTACAGAAAGGTATCTTCAGGCTGAAGCAGAGATGGCAGGCCAGGAGTCTAGGCGTGCCTGGAGAAATGGGATTCCTGAGCCAACATAGACATTAGGGAGGCACCTGGAAATGGTtggattttaaaagataagtaGAACAGAGCTTTGGGGTGGAGAAAGCAAAGCATTCTAGCATGAACAAAGGCTGCAAGGTGAGAATTTGCCTGGTGTGCATGGTGAACTGCAAGTCCCATTCTTGTTAGGCAGTGACATGGAAAGGGAGGTGAGTGGCCAGAGATGGGGCTGGAGAGTCCTTTGGGGGCCAGATTTCAAGGTCCTTGAACTCCACATTGCTTTGATCATTTCTCTAATACCGTACCTGGTTTCTTGCTCATGAACCTTCAATACCTCCCTGTTACTTGTGCAATGCAGAGAAAACATCTAGGCCTGGCATTGAAGACTTTTTCTGGTCTGTGCCCAGTCTCCATTTCCATCCTCAGTACTCCTACACACTCCATCCACCGTAGACAGATGGTCTCCTCTCAGTCCATTGCAAAAGTTATTCTCATTTTGGCCTTTCTCACTGTAccattctgtctttttttcttgtatgaACGTCTCATCTCTGAGTGCCTCTAGGCTGATGGTTCTCACCCCGATAGCACATTAGAATGAGGAACTTTTACAAGAGTATCAATATCTTGGTGCCACCCAGACCgattaaatcagaatcttttgGGCGTGGGGCCAGAGCAGCAGTATGTTTTAAAAGGTCCTAGGCTGATTTTATTGTACAGTCAAGCTTGACTAGAATCTATAAGCCAGTTCCCAATTTGCCTTATAAGGGGAGTGATCAGTAACTTATGCTGGCATAGTCCAACTCAGTATTGGGTATGGCTCAAAGAAGGGGCTGTAGGAAGATTCCTTGATTAGTTTGCAGAAGAGCCACATAAACATAGATGTGGCTTCTAGCtgggaaaatgaacagaaatgagATAATGAACGAATGGTGGTGGTTGTGTGTGGTGGGGAAGAGAGTGTACATTACAAAGCCTTCAGTCCCTCCCTACCTTATTCCTCATCAGGCATTTACTCAGtctgttctttctgcttcctgAGATAGTTTATATAACTTTATACCTTTTCTTCTTAGTTCAGAACTGTTGTAGATCTCAAAAGTGcacctcttcttccttctgggTAAAGAGAATTAATAGTACCAGGTCACATGACAAGCACAAACTTTCCAAAATAGCAGAATATGTCCACTTCCTAAAAGACTGgctcttttagtctttttttttttttttttttaataagctccatgcccaacatggggcttgaactcaagaccctgagagcaagagtcatatgttctactgaatgagccagccaggtgccccggctcTTCATCTCCCTAAATGGCACCATTATTCCCTTGGCTACTCCAACCAGAAGTCTGGGAGTTGTGTTAGTATTGTTCTTTTCTATCCCCCCCATCCCACATTCAGTTGATCAGTGAGTACTATTGACTTTAGTTTCAAACCatctcttaatttcatttctctttgtctcctcAGGCCCTACTCTAGTCTGAGTGATTATCCTCTCTTGCTTGCATGGACTATGATAGTTATCCTACTGGTCTGCTGGTCCCCAGTCTGGTCTCCCCTCAAGTCTTTTGGGTACACTGCTCCCTCTCTCCACAGGCCCATTACAGAGGCTGCCCTCTCAATTTATAACACCCTCTGCCTGGCTTGCTCTTGCTCAGCCTTCACTTCCCAGCTCTAGATCACTTTTCAGGATGAGTTCAGGTTTCTACTTTGTCCCTAGCATCATGCCTGGAAATAATCTGTGTTCTTTGAATGTTTTTCATTGAATGagtgggtgggcagggggattggatggatggatgagttgGGGATCAGAGCCAAAGGAAGTACTTAGGCATAGATTTGTGGAGCTCTTCAGCTGAGGAGTTGGTGGGGTAGAGGGAAGATGGTCTGTGAGGCTTCTGACACACACAAGATAAGGCAAATAGTTCCAGAGGGTTTAAATGAAAAGGGTAACAGTCTTCTTAACTCCTAATCCCAGTCCTACTTCCTAGAGGTAACCATTTTTAGCTTTCTGCTTTCCATCCTTTTGGGAGCAGTTTGAGAATTGCTTTGATTAAGCAAACAACAAGCTTTCAGATTTGGCATTTATGGATCAATGCAAGGCAAATGTAGCCTgatacagaaggaaaaacaaacatgggCTTTTAAATAAGTAAGGATGGGaattgaatcccagctctgccagttcTGGACTGTGTGACCCTGAGTATTAGTCTTCTTTGGAACAAtcaagttttctcatctgaaaaatgaagcaGTTGGTTTTAAGTCTCTTCCAGGTCTAGGCATCTAGTTTTgcctgtcttcctctttcccctttgccAGGAATGCTTTGAAGAGGACCCAGGGCGCAAGTGGATGGACGGCTTGCTCAGTAGCCTGGGATGCCAGACTGGGTCTCATGTGGGGCCCTTCATTGATAGCTACCGCTGCTTCCAGCCAAAGCAGGAGGGGGCATTCACCTGCTGGTCAGCAGTCAGTGGTGCCCGGCATTTGAATTATGGCTCCCGGCTTGACTATGTGCTGGGGGACCGGACCCTGGTAATAGACACTTTCCAGGACTCCTTCCTACTGCCTGAGGTGATGGGTTCTGACCATTGCCCTGTGGGTGCAGTCTTGAGTGTGTCCTCTGTGCCAGCAAAAGAGTGCCCACCTCTGTGTACCCGCTTCCTCCCTGAGTTTGCAGGCACCCAGCTCAAGATCCATCGCTTCCTAGTTCGTCTCAAAGATCCTGTGTTCAGGCATTCAGCActgaaactcaacaataaaaccCAGGTACAGATGCACCAAAACAAAGCCCGTGTGCGCTCAACCAGGCCTCGGCCAAGTCAAGCTGGCTCCAGCAGAGGCCAAAAAAACCTGACAAGCTACTTCCATCCATCTTCCAGCCATCCCCAAGCTTCTCCTAACTTGGAACTTCCTAGTGTGGGTGCCCTCATGACCCCAAAGACGTCAGAAAAGGAGGTGATGACCAAAGTGGTAGAGGGGCAGGCCAGT includes:
- the APEX2 gene encoding DNA-(apurinic or apyrimidinic site) endonuclease 2 → MLRVVSWNVNGIRSPLQGMLCEEPSNYAAMVVGRILDKLDADIVCFQETKVTRDVLTEPLAITEGYNSYFSFSRSRSGYSGVATFCKDSATPVAAEEGLSGLLATQKGDVGCYGNMDEFTQEELRALDSEGRALLTQHKIRTWEGKEKILTLINVYCPHADPGKPERLAFKMRFYSLLKIRAEALLAAGSHVIILGDLNTAHRPIDHWDAVNLECFEEDPGRKWMDGLLSSLGCQTGSHVGPFIDSYRCFQPKQEGAFTCWSAVSGARHLNYGSRLDYVLGDRTLVIDTFQDSFLLPEVMGSDHCPVGAVLSVSSVPAKECPPLCTRFLPEFAGTQLKIHRFLVRLKDPVFRHSALKLNNKTQVQMHQNKARVRSTRPRPSQAGSSRGQKNLTSYFHPSSSHPQASPNLELPSVGALMTPKTSEKEVMTKVVEGQASASEAKDEKEIRTSFWKSVLGGPLSMPLCRGHREPCVRRTVKKPGPNLGRHFYICARPQGPPTDPSSRCNFFLWSRPS